The Acidimicrobiales bacterium genome includes a region encoding these proteins:
- a CDS encoding FtsW/RodA/SpoVE family cell cycle protein, with amino-acid sequence MTFTRRAAGAVLHRRRTELGLVVLAVLCTGSLYTLAALGKSASVPADVGPFLLVILALFGSAHVAVRILAPAADATLLPLVAVLNGMGYVFIARLDPDLAGLQAVWTGLGIAAFVGTLAVVRRVRDLERYRYSFALLGVALLLMPLLPGVGRNIRGARLWVRLGTITFQPGELAKVALAIFFASYLVEKRELLAGATAAARGRAFGPILMAWGASLLVMTAEKDLGSSLLFFALFISMLWVATDQAVYLGLGLGLFSAGAVFAYQAFTHVRVRVETWLDPWSRADAEGYQLVQAAYAFGSGGFAGTGPGLGSPGKIPAATTDFIYAAIGEELGLLGTVAVLVIFVLIVGAGLRIALRADQPFEKLLATGLTVIVAVQTFVIVGGVTRVVPLTGVTLPFISYGGSSLVANYILLALLLRISNDTSERRWRAAAEAAGVADETVRSAV; translated from the coding sequence GTGACGTTCACCCGGCGGGCGGCCGGCGCCGTCCTGCACCGGCGGCGCACCGAGCTGGGCCTGGTGGTGCTGGCGGTGCTGTGCACCGGCTCGTTGTACACGCTGGCCGCGCTCGGCAAGTCGGCCTCGGTGCCGGCCGACGTCGGCCCCTTCCTGCTCGTCATCCTGGCCCTGTTCGGGTCGGCACACGTGGCCGTGCGGATCCTGGCCCCTGCCGCCGACGCCACGCTGCTTCCGCTCGTCGCCGTCCTGAACGGCATGGGCTACGTGTTCATCGCCCGCCTCGATCCCGACCTGGCCGGCCTCCAGGCGGTGTGGACGGGACTCGGCATCGCCGCCTTCGTCGGCACCCTCGCCGTCGTCCGGCGGGTGCGGGATCTCGAGCGGTACCGCTACAGCTTCGCCCTGCTCGGCGTGGCCCTGCTCCTCATGCCCCTGCTGCCCGGCGTCGGCCGCAACATCCGTGGCGCCCGGCTGTGGGTGAGGCTCGGCACGATCACGTTCCAGCCCGGGGAGCTGGCCAAGGTGGCGCTGGCCATCTTCTTCGCCTCGTACCTGGTCGAGAAGCGCGAGCTCCTCGCCGGCGCCACCGCGGCGGCGCGCGGCCGGGCCTTCGGCCCGATCCTGATGGCGTGGGGCGCCTCGCTCCTCGTCATGACGGCCGAGAAGGACCTCGGGTCCTCGCTGCTCTTCTTCGCCCTGTTCATCTCCATGCTGTGGGTGGCGACGGACCAGGCCGTGTACCTGGGACTCGGCCTGGGCCTGTTCTCGGCCGGGGCCGTCTTCGCCTACCAGGCCTTCACGCACGTCCGGGTGCGGGTGGAGACGTGGCTCGACCCGTGGTCGCGTGCCGATGCCGAGGGGTACCAGCTCGTCCAGGCGGCGTACGCCTTCGGCTCCGGGGGCTTCGCCGGGACGGGCCCGGGGCTCGGTTCGCCGGGCAAGATCCCGGCCGCCACCACGGACTTCATCTACGCCGCCATCGGCGAGGAGCTGGGCCTGCTGGGCACCGTCGCCGTGCTGGTGATCTTCGTGCTGATCGTCGGTGCCGGGCTCCGCATCGCCCTGCGGGCCGACCAGCCGTTCGAGAAGCTCCTCGCCACCGGCCTCACCGTGATCGTCGCCGTCCAGACGTTCGTGATCGTCGGCGGTGTGACCCGCGTGGTCCCCCTGACCGGCGTGACGTTGCCGTTCATCAGCTACGGCGGGTCGTCCCTCGTGGCCAACTACATCCTGCTCGCCCTCCTGCTGCGCATCTCGAACGACACCTCCGAGCGGCGGTGGCGGGCGGCGGCAGAAGCGGCGGGCGTGGCGGACGAGACCGTGCGATCGGCGGTCTGA